Part of the Labilibaculum antarcticum genome, TTTCACTAAAATTACCGACAATCTCTGCTCCCAAATAATTTGTAAGGCTAAAGCCTTCGTAGGCCAAATAATAAGGCATATCTGCATTTAACTTCATAGGGTATTGTACATGCGGTTTTTCACTTTCTATTTTTATGGTTCTGTTTGTGGAGTTGATAATAAATTTAGAGCCGTACATTGTTTCCATTGTAACATTTTCGGCATCGAATACCCTAGCTTCAATGGCTACACCTTCACTAAATTCAGTGATTTGTTCTTCTGTAAGATCTTTGCGTGACAATTTAAAAAGAGCCACATGCGTATAAGGGTCTATCTGAATATTGCTTTGTGTAAAAGTGCTAAGATCACCAATAATAGTAAAGCTCACTTTACTTGGCTTATAACCAAGAACGGCTAATTTTCGAGTATCAATTGCAACGCCTATTTCACCGGCATCAACAGGAATGCTGTTTAAGGTTGAATCTGAAATGCCTTCAAATCTTGTTGTGCCATTCTCAACTTCAAGATCTATATCTGCAGATCGGGGCTCTTCACTTACTTCAAAAGTACAGCTCGCAAATAGGGCGATGGAAAAAATGAAGGATAGGAATATTATTTTATACATAGTAATAATTGTTTAGACGTGATTAGAAAATGAGAAATCCATGACATGGAAAATCTTTTAAAAAGCAGGTAATTTGCTTACTGAATCGAATTAATTACAAGCTCCTTCAATATCATGCAGGTTGTTGTTGTATTCAAAATAGTTGGCAACATTTACCGCCCCCCGAATACTAATAACGATAAAATCGCTGCCTACCTCTGTTACAACTCCCCGAAACTGGTTAGAGATAAGCTGAGCCTCAATTTCCGGACCTGTCAGGTGTTTTTCATCATTAACAGAACCCCTGATGATGAACCGTTGAACAAAAGGGATGCGTACATTTTCGAGCTTTTGTATCACATCAAAAACTTCTATGGCACTATAGGGTAGAACGCTAACTTTTCTGCTAGCAGATACTTCCTGCGATCCTTCATACTCTATTCCTTGGTTGGTCTTTTTTTCTTTTCCCCATTCGGTTGTTGTTTCTGTTCTTAGGGTACCCGATGCACTAACACTTGCCCCAATGCCAAAAAAGCTTGCTTCTGCCGAAGCCTCAACAGTAGCTTCCTTAAAATCAAATTTGGATGAAAAAAGGTTAATGCTTTCTTCGTATGATATACTGGTGGTATTGCTTACAGTAGTAGCAATACCTACCTCGTAATCGCCCGTGGCACCTGAGCAATTTATGATGGTCTGATCAAAGGCAAAATCCATTTTTGTAGGTGGTATAATTGCCGGTGAATATTTGGTGCCCAAATCGTCGAACTTCCAGCTGATATTATCAGCAAAAATATTGAACTCTAAATCATTTGTTGGGTCGGTATCAAAAAATATTTTGTATCCAGTCTCAAATGGATCTCCATTGGTGCTTAAATAGGACTCGCTGCTAAAGAGACGAATTTTTACAGTGCCATTATTGGTCTGTTCCAAAAGAAAATCGCTTTCACCGATTAGCATTCTGTTGCTGGTGGGATCGTCTACTCCCCAGCCAACAGCAATTTTTTCGCCGTTATTTCCTCCGTTATTCCCGTATGTATTAAATACATCAGCATCCAAATAACCATAGTCAACGTAATCCCAAGTGTAGGTGTAGATTTTTATTTTGTAAGTAAAGTCTCGTTCATAATTGGCAGTTTTTTCAAAATAAAATTGGTACTTCCCACTTAAAAGCCCTAGCTCACTGCCTGTAAAGCCTTCGTAATCACTACTGATGCCTAGGGTTTTGAATTCTGTGTCAGCAGCCGTCTGCATAAAGTAGGGGATATCCGGATTAAAAGACAAAGGCTTTAAAATATAGGGTAGTTTGCTCTCTATTTTTAAAGTGCGGTTGGTTGCATTAATAATGTATCTCGAGACCGTTCTGCCATCAATATAATCACCGACCTCGTTAAATACGGTAACGCTTATTGGAACCCCATTGCTAAAACCTTTTAATTCGGCATCGCTTAGGTCTTTTCTTTTAATGGTAAAGTTTGCCACATGCGTAAATTCATCCACGGGAATGTCTACCTGAGAAAAGGCACTTAACGAACCTTCAATGCTGAAACTGATTTTACTTGGTTTGTAAGCCCGAATCGCAAGGATTCGTGTATCTACTGCAACTCCTATTTCACCCAAATCAATAGGGATTGAAAGTAAGGTTTCATCAGAAATTCCATTCGCAATTTCGCCGGGTATGCCTAATTCAAGCTCTGCAACTTCATCAACTTCCTGTATCAGTTCAAACTTACAGCTGGTAAGTAGTGCCGTAAAAATCAATAGAATAAGTAGGGCATTATTTTTTATTTTCATAGTAAAAAAGATTTGGTTTTTAAATGGTCTAATGTGTTGGTTATTGATACTATAAATGTTTAAACCATGCAATTTACAATAATAAAAGACGAAAACCTCTTTTATTATTCATGCAGCCTTAGTAGCTATCATAATTGAATTTAAGGGGCGGGAAAGCTGTTCCCATACAATACCAATTTGGGATGATGTGAAAGAGTGGTTTTTATCAACGGCACTCAAAAGGAATATTGAAAAAATTAAGATTTTTAAAGAATTACAAGAGTCTGGCTTCAAGTTGAAATATAAAAGTGTGAGAAGAGATTCTTCCACTAATGGCCTGTGAAATATCCTTTGTAATGCTTTGTTTGGAGATTATTGTTTTGTAGATTCGGGGGCGAAAACAACATGAATGCACTATATATTCTATATGGTGGTGTAAAGTGTATTGATGCAGTTTATATACCTTGTAAAACATTTTGACTTTACTTAAAATAGTAAGACTAGGATCTAATTTGTTTTTAGCATAATAGCTGTTTTTTTTAAAAAGGGTTTTTAACATTTAAACCTTTAATTAAAATTAAAGTCTAAACTAAATAAAAATTTAAATAAAGCATTAAATATGGCAAAAGGCAAGACTCGATTCCCACTTCAAATTAGAATTATTCACAGATATCTCGGCTATTTTTTATCAGGTATAATGATGGTTTATGCAGTAAGCGGAATTGTAATGATTTTTAGAGAAACTAATTTCTTAAAAAACGAGGTTGTCTTGGAACAACAACTCGAACCAAATTTAACTGGAGCTGAACTAAGTCCAAAATTGCGGATGAGGGTTAAGGTTGAAAAGGAAGAAGGTGACGTCTTATATTTTAAGGATGGCAATTACAACCAAAAAACAGGAGTGGTAATTGCAACGAAAATGGAATTGCCTTTTGTTCTTGAAAAAATGGAACGACTGCATAAAGCAACAACAAATAGCCCTTTGTACTTTTTAAATATCTTTTTTGGGGTATCACTACTCTTTTTTGTGTTATCGGCATTCTGGATGTACTCACCAAAAATGCCTGTTTTTAAGAAAGGTATGTACTTTGCTGTGGGGGGAGTTATTTTGACCATTGTCCTGTTGTTTGTATAAAGCATTAACTATCTGGAGGTAAGCGTACAAAAATTTTGTGCACTTATCGAATGTCTTGTGTGTGGTAACTATACGGTTTTCTAAGCTTTTGTTTTCATTTATTTGCTTTATTAGCCTAATTGTTGCTTTTTGTATTTACACACTTACCAACAACTAGGCTAAAAAGGGAATACTAAAGAACGCTATTGCCAAAGAATACAAATAGCCTGACTTCAAGTTAAACTGTAAAAGTGGGAGAAGAGATTCTTCCACTTTTTTTATTGCTTGCATTTGAATAGAAAAGGGGAGGACTTGCTTAACTATAATAAAACTACTTTTTCTATCTATTCTTATATCTGTAATGGCCTGTAAAATAATTATAATGTTTTTTTTGTTGGGGAATTATTGTTTTGTCGTTTCGAGAGTTTAAAACCTAACTTGTCTGTAAAATGGTATATATTCACAATACAAAAAAACCTGACAAGCATTTACGCTGTCAGGTTTGTATTCACTGCTAACTGTCAATTGTTCACTGTTTTTCTTGTTCCTTTCTCCTTTAAACTTGTCACTTTTTCCTTGATCCTTTCTCCTTGTCTCCTCTATTCATACTCCTTAACATTCTCTTTAAGCGATTCCGAAATCAGCTTTTTCAAACGTAATGTTTGCTTCTCCAGTGCCCCTTGTTTTTTTGGATTGTACAAATATTTATACTTGCACTCCACTAGGTCGTACTTTAAATTATCTATTGTTCCGGTTACATTTAGTCCTAGTCGAATAGGCAGTGGAGTATCTGTTACCGATATGTGATAGTTAAAGCTATTATCCATATTATGACGACCAGAAATAACTGCTTTATAATTGTCCATCACAATAAGGAAAGGATATAGATCAACTTCATCTTTAAATAGAGTCATCTCAACACTAAGGCTATCTATCACATTTACTGTTTTTTTCTTAAACAGTAGTTTCTTGGCTATCATGCCGAATGTTTCGGTATCCATAAGTGTTAGTTTCTGTCCCTGGAAAGCAGCCGCACCACGAATTGTAGATTGTTTAAGAGAATAATCGCTCTTAAGATATGTTTCTCCAGCCAAATGAAATTCACCTTTTCCTTTGAATGATTTTAGCATTGGAATCATTGTATTAACGGAAGGAACCAGGGCAATTAGTTCAGCAACATCAATATTTAAAAGGTGAAAGTCGATGCCGCTAAAAAGGTGATTTGTTCTGTCGGAACGATACATTGCCGTTAGCTGCATATTTGCTGCCTTGTTTGTAAAACCCATCTGATCGAGAATAAGGGTGCCATCTTTAACGGTTAGTCCCCCTTTAATATTTTCGATGATATGATTATTCACCACAGCCATGGCAATTGTTGTTTTTAATCGAATTTCGATCCCTTTTGGTACCATAAACGGATCGTCTTCCGACGCAACAGCTTTATTGGCGGCAAGAGTTGAGTCTTGACTGCCCATGCCGTTAAAAATGTCCATGAGCTGATATACATCGGTATTTTTAGAGACTAAATTAAAGTTTCCTTTCAGTAATGCCTGGTCGTTAAGATATTTTGAAATGTCGGTAAGCTGACCGGTAAGACTAAAGTCGGAATTGCCTAAAATTAAATCCGCTTTCTTAATCTCCATACTGTCTTGATTAAGTGTAAACGATATGTTAGGAATTTCACCTTTTAGCTGTTCACTCAAATTATAAATTGCATCGGAGAAATTGATTGCCATTTCGGGCTGCCATTTAAGGAGAACCTTATTTTGCGAGTCGTCGTACTTCAAATTTGTTTTAGCATACAGATTTTTAGCATCAAACAGGATGGAATCCTTGCCGGCTATTGAAATTTTATCACTATTCATTGTCGAATTGATAAGCGCAATCTCTTGTTTTCCGTTAAGGCTTGGAGTGTATTCAAATCGTCCGTTTGCATTATTTGCGCTAACCGATAAAGTGTCGGCCACAGCATAAAAGCTACCCAATTTAAAATTGCATGACGAAATTGGTGAGGAGGCTCCTTTTGCGAGATTATTGATGTCGACAGAAAGCTCAATATTTTGAGCCGCGGCACTCATCGTAGGAGATAGGCTTGTGGTAAAGTTTGGTGTATCAATTTTGATGTTTGCAAACAGAAGGTTTTTGTCTGCTCTGGCTTGGCTCGGTAAATTAAGCTTAATTTTTGCCGAAGGAAGGTTTATCTTTATCGAGTCGTTATAGATTGCATCAAAATTCCGGGTATTAAAATCACCGGTTAAATAGATGCGGTGATATTTCTCTTGATCCAAATCAGATTGAGAAAATCGGGTATGCAGATTTCCATTCACCAAACCCCGAACAATTACATTTTGATCTTTTGGGATAAACGACTGAAAATCGGCTAAGTGAATATCACCCTTCGAATAGAGGTCGTATTGCAGCGTTTCCATAATATCCGAGATATTTCCTGTAACAGAAACAGTGCTATTCAGTATTTTGGCAGAACTACTCGTTACAGTAATATTCGAAGTCTGGTTTTTATTTACATCGACCTTTGCAGACATCGATAATTGAATGGCCTTCACTCTTGGATAAGCTTCATATTTAATTTCTCCCTTGTAGTATTTCAAGTTTGTTGTTACAAGGGGAGTGTTCGTGTCCGAATACACTCCGGTTACCGATCCTGATACTTGTGCATAGCCCTTGGCAACCAAATCTTTTAGCGGAGCCGAATATACTTTAGGAACAAGAGCTGTAATTTTTTCCACATCCAATTCGTTGGTGGTGTAGTGAATGTCTATGGCTATCGAATTATCGGACTGTATTTTTACAGGACCATTAAAAGCTACTTCTTGCGCATCATTCACCATAAGCTTTGCCTCTTTAAAGTCATAAGAATTTTCTGCTATGTTTACAGAAAAAGGCAAATGGCTGTCAACTTTTAGCTTCGATAAAATTGTATCACCAGCCATTGAAACAGACATTTCCTTACAAACAAGTTGTAAATCGGAATTGAATAGATTTTTGTCCTGACCCTTCGAATTCATTTTTAGATCACAGTTTTTGGCATCAATACAAAGAGCCATTGAATCGGATGTTGTAAACAGCAATTTATTTACTTGCAGATCCAAATCAAAATACTGTTTCTCGTCGGTGTATTTAAACTCGAGCGCAGCATTTAAGTGGTTAATAGCCGCCTTTCTAAATGTAGTCTCATCGGTATA contains:
- a CDS encoding AsmA-like C-terminal region-containing protein; this encodes MRIVKKLGITLLVLVFVVIIAAAIGLWYVFTPEKLTPIVNNQAKEYLDCTTSIEKVEPTFFSTYPFFGMELTNLCLTENNDSVKTDTLLYAKKCFASLDVLSYLFHDNIRLNPFLVENGYLNFKIDSQGNSNFDIFKSSSDSTEADSEASSFGNIDISNVVFKNFNANYTDETTFRKAAINHLNAALEFKYTDEKQYFDLDLQVNKLLFTTSDSMALCIDAKNCDLKMNSKGQDKNLFNSDLQLVCKEMSVSMAGDTILSKLKVDSHLPFSVNIAENSYDFKEAKLMVNDAQEVAFNGPVKIQSDNSIAIDIHYTTNELDVEKITALVPKVYSAPLKDLVAKGYAQVSGSVTGVYSDTNTPLVTTNLKYYKGEIKYEAYPRVKAIQLSMSAKVDVNKNQTSNITVTSSSAKILNSTVSVTGNISDIMETLQYDLYSKGDIHLADFQSFIPKDQNVIVRGLVNGNLHTRFSQSDLDQEKYHRIYLTGDFNTRNFDAIYNDSIKINLPSAKIKLNLPSQARADKNLLFANIKIDTPNFTTSLSPTMSAAAQNIELSVDINNLAKGASSPISSCNFKLGSFYAVADTLSVSANNANGRFEYTPSLNGKQEIALINSTMNSDKISIAGKDSILFDAKNLYAKTNLKYDDSQNKVLLKWQPEMAINFSDAIYNLSEQLKGEIPNISFTLNQDSMEIKKADLILGNSDFSLTGQLTDISKYLNDQALLKGNFNLVSKNTDVYQLMDIFNGMGSQDSTLAANKAVASEDDPFMVPKGIEIRLKTTIAMAVVNNHIIENIKGGLTVKDGTLILDQMGFTNKAANMQLTAMYRSDRTNHLFSGIDFHLLNIDVAELIALVPSVNTMIPMLKSFKGKGEFHLAGETYLKSDYSLKQSTIRGAAAFQGQKLTLMDTETFGMIAKKLLFKKKTVNVIDSLSVEMTLFKDEVDLYPFLIVMDNYKAVISGRHNMDNSFNYHISVTDTPLPIRLGLNVTGTIDNLKYDLVECKYKYLYNPKKQGALEKQTLRLKKLISESLKENVKEYE